In Rhodococcus pseudokoreensis, the DNA window CAGCTGCGGCACACGAGGTGGTGGTGGTTGTCTCCGGTACGGGTTTCGAATCGTGCGGGCGATCCCGCGGGTTCGATACGTCTGAGCAGACCGGCGGCGGTGCACGCCTTCAGGACGTCGTATACCGCCTGGGTGGAGACCGATCCCAGCTCTTCACGAACTACGGCTGCAATGTCGTCGACGTCGGAATGCGGTCGTACGGCAACCGCATTCAACACTGCAACGCGAGGTGCAGTGACACGGAGGCCCACGCCGCGCAGCTGCGCTTTGGGATCCGTGTCGTGTTGCATGTGTTCCAGTATCGCGCCTTTTTGGAATTAGTCAAGAAAAGGATGCGTCGGAGATTGTTGACATGTCGGAAATCTCCGACATAAGCTCGCCTCGTGCCCGACGACGACGTCTTCCTCGCCCTCGCCAACCCGGTGCGACGGCGTCTGCTGGAAATCCTGGTGGACGGACCACTCACCGCGGGGGACCTCGCGGGCCGGTTCGACCTCAGCCGTCCCGCGGTCGCCGAGCATCTACAGGTGCTGCGCAAGGCCGGACTCGTCCGCGACGAACCGTCCGGACGGCAGCGGCACTACCACCTGACCGCCGAGCCGCTCGCCGACGTCGGCGACTGGCTGCACCCGTTCGAGCGGTTCTGGCGTCACCGCTTGCGCACACTCGCCGACTTCCTCGAGGAGGACTCGTGACCGACCGCACCACCACCCAGATCTCCGTCGACCAGTTCATCGCCGCGCCGCCCGCCAAGGTGTGGCGCGCTCTCACCGAGCCGGACCTGCTGGCCCGCTGGTGGGCCGCGGGCGACGTCGCCGCGACGGTCGGGCACCGGTTCCACCTCGACATGCCCGGCTGGGGCGCCGTTCCCTGCGAAGTGGTCGAGGTCGAGCCCGAGCGGCGCTTCGTCTACACGTTCACCGAGAACTGGACGCTGGTGTGGCGCCTCGTTCCAGAGGGCGCGGGCACGCGCCTGTTCCTCGACCACTCGGGCTTCGACCTCGACGACAAACGCAGCCGCGACGCATTCGAGCGGATGGGCCCGGGCTGGCGCGACACCGTGCTGCCGCGCCTCGCCGGCGTCGCCGCGGAAATCGCGTAACGCCCCGGGCAGTCAGCGCCTACGCGCGGCTCCGGTGGTCATCCGGCCGTCCGTGATCACGATGCCGTGATGGGTTCCCGGCGTCAGCCAGTCGGCAAGCGTGGGTCCGTCGGCCGCCACGTCCACGCTGGCGTACCGGAAGTGGCCGCGGAGCCGCGCGGACGCCGTCACGAGACCGTGCCCGCTCTCGGCCGGTTGCGCGAACCCCAGGGCGCCGGCGATCGGTAGCCGCGGTCCGCGCGGCCGGGTGCTCGTGGTGACGGACCAGGCCAGGGACGACGCCCCGAAGTCGCCGTGCACGTCGCCGTCGAACTCGGCAGGCACCTTGGGCAGGTTCCAGTGCGCGCGTCCACCGTGCACGGAGGGTTCCGAATCGACGGCGATGAACGGGACCGCCATGCGAGGCAGGACGCCGATGCGACGTCCCGGCGCGCGGAGCACCGGGCTGGCGAGGATCTCCCGGTAGGGGCCGACGGGCGAGTCGAGGTAGTCGACCATCATCGCGAGGGTCATCGGCACGGTGGCGCCGTCCGGTCCGAGTGCGCGGGCGGCCGCGGTGCTGCGGTGCCACCACAGCGTCGCGCGGACGGTCGCCGGCCACGGGGGCGGCGCGCTCTCGGGCCAGTCGGTGCGCTCGGTGGTCGATTCAGGCACGCTCCACATCGACCGTCTCCCTTCGGTTCACGACCGTCAGCGGAAGCCGCAGCGCGCCCGGCGCGTCGGCGGGCACCACCGGATTCCGGGGCGGTGACGGTGCGATACGTACGTATGGCTTGCCCGGTTCGGGCCGGGTGTCGTTCTCACCCTTGTTGGGCCACAGCGCGAATGCGCGCTCGGCCTGGGCGGTGATGGTGAGCGACGGGTTGACGCCGAGGTTCGCGCTCACCACCGACCCGTCGGCCACGTGCAGCCCGTCGTGCCCGTACGCGCGTAGGTAGGGGTCGACGACCCCGGTGTCCGGCGAGTCCCCGATGGCGCATCCTCCGAGGAAATGCGCGGTCATCGGAATGTTCACGACGTCGGCGACGGAGCCGCCGGGGTCGCCCCCGATCCGAGCGGCCACCTTCCTGATGGCCTTGTGTCCCTGCGGGATCCATTCGGGTGGCGGATCTCCAGGCCCCGGGCGGCTGGTGACCGCCCGGCCGAGTCGCCCCTTCCCCTTGGCCAGCTCGAGCGAATTGTCGTCGGTCTGCATCACGAGCGCGATCACGGTGCGCTCCGACCAGTGCCGCACCGACAGGCTGCGGGCGAACGCCCCGGGTCGGCGCAGCGCGACACCCACCGTCTTCAGCAGCCGCGGCGTCCGGCCGCCGCCGTCGCTGAGGACGGTCTGCAGCAGTCCGATCGCGTTGCTGCCCTTGCCGTACCGCACCGGCTCGATGTGGGTGTGATCGTCCGGGTGAAACGAGGACGTGATGGCCACGCCCTTCGTGAAGTCGGTGTCGCGGTTCCTGGCCGTGGCCGCGAGCACCGCCTCCGAGTTGGTACGCACGACCGAGCCCAGCCTCGGCGACAACCGTGGCAGCGCACCGGATTCCTTCATCGCCAGCAGCAGCCGGGCGGTACCGTACGTGCCCGCGGCGACCACCACCTGGTCGGCGGTGAACGTGCGCTCCCGCGTGCGGATTCCGTCGGTGCGGCGGGTCCGCAGTTCGTAGCCGCCGCCCGATCGGGGGCGCAACTCTTTCACCGTCGTCAGCGGATGGACCCGGGCGCCCGCCTTCTCCGCGAGGTGGAGGTAATTCTTGACGAGCGTGTTCTTCGCTCCCACACGGCAACCCGTCATGCAACTGCCGCACTCGGTGCACCCCGTCCGGTCGGGTCCCTCCCCGCCGAAGAACGGGTCGGCCACCCGCGACCCCGGTTCGCCGAAGAAGACACCCACCGGTGTGGACGTGAACGTCGCACCGGCGCCCATCTCCTCGGCGACCTCGCGCATGACGGCGTCGGCGGGGGTGAACGACGGATTGGTCGTCACCCCCAGCATCCGCTTCGCCTGCTCGTAGTACGGGGCGAGCTCCGACTGCCAGTCGGTGATGTGCGCCCACTGCCGGTCCTCGAAGAAGCGGCGCGGCGGCTGGTACAGCGTGTTCGCGTAGTTCAGCGAACCACCGCCGACCCCGGCGCCGGCCATGACCAGGACGTCGGGGAGGAGGTGGATCCGTTGCACGCCGTAGCAGCCCAGCCAGGGCGCCCACAGGTAACGTCGCAGCCGCCAACTCGTCTCGGGCAGTTCGTCGTCGGCGAAGCGCCTGCCCGCCTCGAGAACACCGACCCGGTAGCCCTTCTCGGTGAGCCGGAGCGCCGCGACGCTGCCACCGAACCCGGAGCCGACCACGACCACGTCGTAATGCGTCACGCGACGGTCTCCTTCGCCACCTTGCGCCGGGAGACGTAGTTCTCCCGGTCGAAACGCTGCAACTGCGAGCGGAACTTGAAGGTGAACGTCGGCCACTGGACGGAGTTCCGGCCCTCGGAGTCGTAGTACCAACTCGAGCAGCCGCCCTTGTTCCAGACCGTGGTCTGCAGTTCGGACTGGATGCGGGTGTTGTATCGGCGCTGCGCCTCCTCGGTGACCTCGAACGCGTCGATTCCGTTGTGGCGCATCGCCGTCAACGCGTCGGCGATGTACGCAGACTGGGATTCGAGCATGTAGACGATGGAACTGTGACCGAGATTGGTGTTGGGCCCGTACATCAGGAACAGGTTGGGGAACCCGGCGACGGTGGTCCCCTTGTACGCGCTCGGGCTCCCGTCCCAGCGCTCGGCGAGGGTGCGGCCGTTCGCACCGCGCAACGCGTGCGCCACCGGCGGTTCCGTCGGCGTGAACCCGGTCGCGAAGATGATGGTGTCGACCTTGTGCTCGTTGCCGACCGCGTCGACGACGCCGTCCGCTGTCACCCCGGCGAGTCCGGCGTCGACGAGCGTGACGTCGGGGCGGTCGAGGGTCCGGAGCCAGTCGTTCGACAGCAGCATCCGCTTGCAGCCGATCGTGAAGTTCGGTGTGAGTTTCCGGCGCAGTTCGGGGTCCCGCACCTGCCTGCGAAGGTACACCCTGGCCACCGCCTCGAACACCGGCAGCAGTCCGGTGGCGTGCGCGAGCACCCCGCCCAGAGCTTCCCGGAAGCTGTACACCGACCCGCGGACCACCTTCTGCACCAACGGAAGTCGACGGTAGAGGGCCTTCTCGGCGTCCGGTAGTTCGCGGTCGAGCCGCGGGATCACCCAGGCCGGGGTGCGCTGGAACACGGTGAGATGCTCGGCGACCGGCGCGATCTCGGGCACGAACTGCACCGCCGACGCGCCGGTACCGATGACGGCCACGCGCTCACCGGTGAGGTCGTGGTCGTGATTCCACGTCGCCGAATGGAACGTGGTGCCGCCGAAGCTCTCCAGCCCGGGCATGTCCGGAACACTCGGCGTCGACAGCGCACCGGTCGCGGCCACCACGACGTCCGCCGTCAGCGTTCCGCGGCTGGTCCGGACGGTCCAGATGGCGGCGTCGTCGTCCCAGTACGCTTCCTGCAGTTCGCAATCGGTGACCACCCGGGACCGGACGCCGGTGTCGGCCGCGACCTTCTTCAGGTAGCGATGGATCTCGGGCTGGCGGGCGAACGTGTGACTCCAATCGGCGCTGGGCGCGAACGAGTACGAGTACAGCGACGTCGGGACGTCGCACGCGCACCCCGGGTACGTGTTGTCGCGCCACGTGCCGCCGACGTCGTCGCCGCGCTCGATGATCAGGACGTCGGCCTGCGGCTGCGTCCGCAGGATGCGCGCCGCCAGGCCCATGCCCGCGAAACCCGCCCCCACGATCAGGGTGTGTACGTGCTGCGGAAGATTCACGACTTCTCCACCTTCGATTCCCACACGGGCAACAGCCGCGCGCGTAGTGACTGTTCGGCCTCGGGGGTGCGGAACAGCGCCGACACCGCCAGACCGCGAACCAATTCGATACTGAGCTCGATGGCGTCGGAGTCGAACCGATCGCCGAACACCTCCGCCGACCCGCGCCGGAGCGCGTCGGTGACCTTCCGCTCCAGCGGGACCGTCGCCTCGAACAGGGCCGGGTCGGTGCGGGCGGCCACCCACAGTTCGAGGGCCGCGTAGAACAGCGGGCCGGAGAAGGCGTCGGCGAGCACCTCGATCCCGCGGCCGGCGTCCACCTCGGCGGCGAGGATCTCCTCCATCCGCTTGTCGACGAGATGTTCCACCGCGGCCACCACCAGTGACTCCTTGGTCGGGAAGTGGTGCAACTGGGCGCCGCGCGACACCCCGGCCCGCCGCGCGATGCCCTGCGTCGTGGTGCGGGCGTATCCGAGCTCGACCAGGGAG includes these proteins:
- a CDS encoding Fur family transcriptional regulator, with translation MQHDTDPKAQLRGVGLRVTAPRVAVLNAVAVRPHSDVDDIAAVVREELGSVSTQAVYDVLKACTAAGLLRRIEPAGSPARFETRTGDNHHHLVCRSCGTVVDVDCAVGEAPCLDPSQAHGFEIDEAEVVFWGLCSQCQTDAHSETGSAAALS
- a CDS encoding ArsR/SmtB family transcription factor, producing MPDDDVFLALANPVRRRLLEILVDGPLTAGDLAGRFDLSRPAVAEHLQVLRKAGLVRDEPSGRQRHYHLTAEPLADVGDWLHPFERFWRHRLRTLADFLEEDS
- a CDS encoding SRPBCC family protein; its protein translation is MTDRTTTQISVDQFIAAPPAKVWRALTEPDLLARWWAAGDVAATVGHRFHLDMPGWGAVPCEVVEVEPERRFVYTFTENWTLVWRLVPEGAGTRLFLDHSGFDLDDKRSRDAFERMGPGWRDTVLPRLAGVAAEIA
- a CDS encoding FAD-dependent oxidoreductase; protein product: MTHYDVVVVGSGFGGSVAALRLTEKGYRVGVLEAGRRFADDELPETSWRLRRYLWAPWLGCYGVQRIHLLPDVLVMAGAGVGGGSLNYANTLYQPPRRFFEDRQWAHITDWQSELAPYYEQAKRMLGVTTNPSFTPADAVMREVAEEMGAGATFTSTPVGVFFGEPGSRVADPFFGGEGPDRTGCTECGSCMTGCRVGAKNTLVKNYLHLAEKAGARVHPLTTVKELRPRSGGGYELRTRRTDGIRTRERTFTADQVVVAAGTYGTARLLLAMKESGALPRLSPRLGSVVRTNSEAVLAATARNRDTDFTKGVAITSSFHPDDHTHIEPVRYGKGSNAIGLLQTVLSDGGGRTPRLLKTVGVALRRPGAFARSLSVRHWSERTVIALVMQTDDNSLELAKGKGRLGRAVTSRPGPGDPPPEWIPQGHKAIRKVAARIGGDPGGSVADVVNIPMTAHFLGGCAIGDSPDTGVVDPYLRAYGHDGLHVADGSVVSANLGVNPSLTITAQAERAFALWPNKGENDTRPEPGKPYVRIAPSPPRNPVVPADAPGALRLPLTVVNRRETVDVERA
- a CDS encoding flavin-containing monooxygenase, which produces MNLPQHVHTLIVGAGFAGMGLAARILRTQPQADVLIIERGDDVGGTWRDNTYPGCACDVPTSLYSYSFAPSADWSHTFARQPEIHRYLKKVAADTGVRSRVVTDCELQEAYWDDDAAIWTVRTSRGTLTADVVVAATGALSTPSVPDMPGLESFGGTTFHSATWNHDHDLTGERVAVIGTGASAVQFVPEIAPVAEHLTVFQRTPAWVIPRLDRELPDAEKALYRRLPLVQKVVRGSVYSFREALGGVLAHATGLLPVFEAVARVYLRRQVRDPELRRKLTPNFTIGCKRMLLSNDWLRTLDRPDVTLVDAGLAGVTADGVVDAVGNEHKVDTIIFATGFTPTEPPVAHALRGANGRTLAERWDGSPSAYKGTTVAGFPNLFLMYGPNTNLGHSSIVYMLESQSAYIADALTAMRHNGIDAFEVTEEAQRRYNTRIQSELQTTVWNKGGCSSWYYDSEGRNSVQWPTFTFKFRSQLQRFDRENYVSRRKVAKETVA
- a CDS encoding TetR/AcrR family transcriptional regulator — its product is MLGVTPDTAVAKPARTQAERTAAMRTKLLDAAVDSLVELGYARTTTQGIARRAGVSRGAQLHHFPTKESLVVAAVEHLVDKRMEEILAAEVDAGRGIEVLADAFSGPLFYAALELWVAARTDPALFEATVPLERKVTDALRRGSAEVFGDRFDSDAIELSIELVRGLAVSALFRTPEAEQSLRARLLPVWESKVEKS